In Seriola aureovittata isolate HTS-2021-v1 ecotype China chromosome 24, ASM2101889v1, whole genome shotgun sequence, the following proteins share a genomic window:
- the LOC130165490 gene encoding uncharacterized protein LOC130165490 isoform X1, whose protein sequence is MSAAVMETESRDESKTVVVSGVPGVLTVSRMVDKLTIHFQSRRRSHGGDVEVVTYPTNMEGVAYVTFDKASDAENVVRKEQHIMTDNEFSEDYLLTVFPLSGDVFLYVSSAKVDLSVFGSDQASLIRSLRSAHRSLRFQPLPHPRKATIEGPFAAVEALREDLVRRAGQLNATVSAPTAAAGLRASPLNPRVISHHKFVSSVSCSGSKAKRGPADSNSLSTPLQSTGEATQVQSLRSNTETQNTSSRQKVSMTVRSFAVTDSVEGERLGARSMLKSPTEYRTKTSPRQVLGEEINAGIRSSLSGLDLFPAEEISANHPGVDDISQKHETREENHLSSRHNNSRDYLKDSDQSSSAVATDRLQTRLKNVSPSSESSAEDSEVLSAICPNDPEDTSIWVDSHTYRYIEQFDRKELDRCLRGLKVRVVCTEGTDLMRIVLTEKQTSEPASTIPQAVKDMEALVEGWMLILRVHQIPYDEEKHPHKQKLLQMCKDVNALFNFLFDFPVLYMIEDSCIKVVGTSQSSYIFYKRVEHRLNSKTYL, encoded by the exons ATGTCTGCAGCCGTTATGGAGACCGAGTCCCGGGACGAGAGCAAGACCGTGGTTGTGTCCGGTGTCCCCGGTGTGTTAACCGTGAGCAGGATGGTTGACAAGCTGACTATTCACTTCCAGAGCCGGCGGAGGAGTCACGGAGGAGACGTCGAGGTGGTCACATACCCTACCAACATGGAGGGAGTCGCCTACGTCACTTTTGACAAAGCTTCAG ATGCAGAGAACGTGGTTCGAAAGGAGCAACACATCATGACGGACAACGAGTTTTCTGAAGACTACCTTCTCACTGTGTTCCCCTTAAGCGGAGAT GTGTTTTTGTACGTCTCCAGCGCTAAGGTGGATCTCTCCGTATTTGGCAGCGATCAAGCGTCACTGATTCGGAGTCTGCGTTCAGCTCACAGGTCGCTGCGTTTCCAGCCTTTGCCCCACCCAAGGAAAGCCACCATTGAGGGGCCTTTCGCTGCCGTCGAGGCCCTGAGAGAGGACCTCGTCCGCAGGGCCGGTCAGCTTAACGCCACAGTCTCAGCTCCGACTGCCGCTGCCGGGCTAAGAGCATCTCCTCTTAATCCGAGGGTAATATCTCATCACAAGTTTGTCAGCTCTGTAAGCTGCAGCGGTTCTAAAGCTAAGCGGGGACCAGCGGACTCGAACAGCTTATCAACGCCGCTGCAGAGCACAGGTGAGGCAACTCAAGTCCAAAGCCTGCGCTCAAACACAGAAACTCAAAACACTTCCTCGAGGCAGAAAGTTTCCATGACTGTACGGAGCTTTGCTGTCACAGACAGTGTTGAAGGGGAAAGGCTGGGAGCTCGTTCCATGCTTAAAAGCCCCACAGAATATAGAACCAAGACAAGTCCCAGACAAGTGTTAGGGGAGGAGATCAATGCAGGGATTAGATCTTCCTTATCAGGCCTGGACTTGTTCCCTGCAGAGGAAATATCAGCAAATCATCCAGGAGTAGACgatatttcacaaaaacacgagaccagagaggagaatCATCTGAGCTCCCGCCACAACAACAGTCGGGACTATCTGAAAGACTCAGATCAGAGCAGCTCAGCAGTCGCCACCGATCGACTCCAGACCAGACTTAAAAATGTCTCGCCGTCCTCTGAGAGCAGCGCCGAGGATTCAGAAGTGCTGTCTGCAATCTGTCCAAATGATCCGGAGGATACGAGCATCTGGGTcgactcacacacatacagatacattGAACAATTTGACAGGAAGGAGTTAGACAGATGCTTGAGAGGTCTCAAGGTGCGCGTTGTGTGCACCGAGGGAACCGACCTCATGCGAATAGTGTTGACTGAGAAGCAGACCTCCGAGCCGGCCTCAACGATCCCGCAGGCCGTGAAAGACATGGAGGCTTTGGTGGAGGGTTGGATGTTGATCTTAAGAGTTCATCAGATCCCGTATGACGAGGAGAAGCATCCTCACAAACAGAAACTCCTTCAGATGTGTAAAGATGTGAATGCCCTGTTCAATTTCCTGTTCGATTTTCCTGTTCTTTACATGATCGAGGACTCTTGCATAAAAGTGGTCGGTACTTCACAATCTAGTTACATTTTCTATAAGAGAGTGGAGCATAGACTCAACTCAAAGACATACTTGTAA
- the LOC130165490 gene encoding uncharacterized protein LOC130165490 isoform X2, whose translation MTDNEFSEDYLLTVFPLSGDVFLYVSSAKVDLSVFGSDQASLIRSLRSAHRSLRFQPLPHPRKATIEGPFAAVEALREDLVRRAGQLNATVSAPTAAAGLRASPLNPRVISHHKFVSSVSCSGSKAKRGPADSNSLSTPLQSTGEATQVQSLRSNTETQNTSSRQKVSMTVRSFAVTDSVEGERLGARSMLKSPTEYRTKTSPRQVLGEEINAGIRSSLSGLDLFPAEEISANHPGVDDISQKHETREENHLSSRHNNSRDYLKDSDQSSSAVATDRLQTRLKNVSPSSESSAEDSEVLSAICPNDPEDTSIWVDSHTYRYIEQFDRKELDRCLRGLKVRVVCTEGTDLMRIVLTEKQTSEPASTIPQAVKDMEALVEGWMLILRVHQIPYDEEKHPHKQKLLQMCKDVNALFNFLFDFPVLYMIEDSCIKVVGTSQSSYIFYKRVEHRLNSKTYL comes from the exons ATGACGGACAACGAGTTTTCTGAAGACTACCTTCTCACTGTGTTCCCCTTAAGCGGAGAT GTGTTTTTGTACGTCTCCAGCGCTAAGGTGGATCTCTCCGTATTTGGCAGCGATCAAGCGTCACTGATTCGGAGTCTGCGTTCAGCTCACAGGTCGCTGCGTTTCCAGCCTTTGCCCCACCCAAGGAAAGCCACCATTGAGGGGCCTTTCGCTGCCGTCGAGGCCCTGAGAGAGGACCTCGTCCGCAGGGCCGGTCAGCTTAACGCCACAGTCTCAGCTCCGACTGCCGCTGCCGGGCTAAGAGCATCTCCTCTTAATCCGAGGGTAATATCTCATCACAAGTTTGTCAGCTCTGTAAGCTGCAGCGGTTCTAAAGCTAAGCGGGGACCAGCGGACTCGAACAGCTTATCAACGCCGCTGCAGAGCACAGGTGAGGCAACTCAAGTCCAAAGCCTGCGCTCAAACACAGAAACTCAAAACACTTCCTCGAGGCAGAAAGTTTCCATGACTGTACGGAGCTTTGCTGTCACAGACAGTGTTGAAGGGGAAAGGCTGGGAGCTCGTTCCATGCTTAAAAGCCCCACAGAATATAGAACCAAGACAAGTCCCAGACAAGTGTTAGGGGAGGAGATCAATGCAGGGATTAGATCTTCCTTATCAGGCCTGGACTTGTTCCCTGCAGAGGAAATATCAGCAAATCATCCAGGAGTAGACgatatttcacaaaaacacgagaccagagaggagaatCATCTGAGCTCCCGCCACAACAACAGTCGGGACTATCTGAAAGACTCAGATCAGAGCAGCTCAGCAGTCGCCACCGATCGACTCCAGACCAGACTTAAAAATGTCTCGCCGTCCTCTGAGAGCAGCGCCGAGGATTCAGAAGTGCTGTCTGCAATCTGTCCAAATGATCCGGAGGATACGAGCATCTGGGTcgactcacacacatacagatacattGAACAATTTGACAGGAAGGAGTTAGACAGATGCTTGAGAGGTCTCAAGGTGCGCGTTGTGTGCACCGAGGGAACCGACCTCATGCGAATAGTGTTGACTGAGAAGCAGACCTCCGAGCCGGCCTCAACGATCCCGCAGGCCGTGAAAGACATGGAGGCTTTGGTGGAGGGTTGGATGTTGATCTTAAGAGTTCATCAGATCCCGTATGACGAGGAGAAGCATCCTCACAAACAGAAACTCCTTCAGATGTGTAAAGATGTGAATGCCCTGTTCAATTTCCTGTTCGATTTTCCTGTTCTTTACATGATCGAGGACTCTTGCATAAAAGTGGTCGGTACTTCACAATCTAGTTACATTTTCTATAAGAGAGTGGAGCATAGACTCAACTCAAAGACATACTTGTAA
- the rnd3a gene encoding rho family GTPase 3a, whose amino-acid sequence MKERRSCQKLSLKSGMDPSQSVKCKIVVVGDSQCGKTALLHVFAKDCFPESYVPTVFENYTASFEIDTQRIELSLWDTSGSPYYDNVRPLSYPDSDAVLICFDISRPETLDSVLKKWKGEIQEFCPNTKMLLVGCKSDLRTDLSTLVELSNHRQTPVSYDQGSSMAKQISAPYIECSAQQSENSVRDIFHVATLACINKNNKNVKRSKAARANKRISHMPGRPDLAAVATDLRKDKAKSCSVM is encoded by the exons ATGAAGGAGAGACGCTCGTGTCAGAAATTATCTCTGAAATCCGGCATGGATCCCAGTCAGAGTGTGAAGTGCAAGATAGTGGTGGTGGGGGACAGCCAGTGCGGGAAGACTGCGCTGCTTCACGTGTTCGCCAAGGACTGTTTCCCCGAG AGCTATGTCCCCACAGTGTTTGAAAACTACACAGCCAGTTTCGAGATCGACACGCAGAGGATCGAGCTCAGCCTCTGGGACACCTCAG GATCTCCGTACTACGACAACGTGAGGCCTCTCTCCTACCCGGACTCCGACGCCGTCCTCATCTGCTTCGACATCAGCCGCCCCGAAACCCTCGACAGCGTACTGAAAAAG TGGAAAGGTGAGATCCAGGAGTTTTGTCCCAACACTAAGATGCTGTTGGTTGGATGTAAATCAGACCTGCGCACTGACCTGAGCACACTGGTGGAGCTCTCCAACCACAGACAGACGCCCGTCTCGTATGACCAG GGTTCCAGCATGGCCAAGCAGATCTCGGCGCCCTACATCGAGTGCTCGGCTCAGCAGTCGGAGAACAGCGTGAGAGACATTTTCCACGTGGCCACGCTGGCTTGCatcaacaagaacaacaaaaacgTCAAGCGCAGCAAGGCCGCCCGCGCCAACAAGAGGATTTCACACATGCCCGGGAGGCCCGACCTGGCGGCCGTCGCCACAGACCTCCGGAAGGACAAAGCCAAAAGTTGCTCGGTCATGTGA